In Dioscorea cayenensis subsp. rotundata cultivar TDr96_F1 unplaced genomic scaffold, TDr96_F1_v2_PseudoChromosome.rev07_lg8_w22 25.fasta BLBR01000665.1, whole genome shotgun sequence, one genomic interval encodes:
- the LOC120254858 gene encoding uncharacterized protein LOC120254858 — protein sequence MTLKTLHTLALETCHLSAEKIIVQGFNQYSQKALGLITLPLKIGKLTSEVKFHVINIDASYRALLGRPCIHENYVVPSTLHQCLKYMKDDDVYNIDGEIKPFGVHEINYEDALYFLDTPKEGKLSAAKDEAFMKVTKTTKLTQKKVSFLPLKPHFGSDTEPSEEEKDHEDIQIAHSLARRHKKNRHFGSDGSDREEASFLPIKKREEDDDNVLVESSLHVTRMPEGLYKALDELHVNSVERLITFYVPSLHQEERGILFYKSDPNKSTDEDILMSKAMEDEEPWPLRIPDYYPPKLRKLIKQVGISLKHSKDRHILFDRLWRLFKITMQGQGLSKKGLGFQDEQVYECRMVSAVEGSDTRDEDPVEEVSDNHLVKDIKLKDAPPKLEDGGKATIDELVDINLGSEDDPKHTFLSGQLTQEEKEAIQTILAEYIDYFAWSYKQMIGLDTEVAVHKLAINPNFQLVKQAPIKMKFDL from the coding sequence ATGACACTAAAGACTTTGCATACCTTGGCTTTGGAGACATGTCACCTATCAGCTGAAAAGATCATTGTCCAAGGATTTAACCAGTATAGTCAAAAAGCCCTTGGGTTAATTACTCTCCCTTTAAAAATTGGAAAGTTGACATCGGAGGTGAAGTTTCATGTCATCAACATTGATGCTTCCTATAGAGCATTGTTGGGAAGACCATGTATACATGAAAACTATGTGGTTCCTTCCACTTTGCATCAATGTTTGAAATAtatgaaggatgatgatgtatacAATATAGATGGAGAGATCAAACCATTTGGTGTGCATGAAATCAACTATGAGGATGCACTGTATTTTTTGGATACACCAAAAGAGGGCAAGCTTTCTGCAGCCAAAGATGAAGCCTTTATGAAAGTCACTAAAACTACCAAGCTCACTCAGAAGAAGGTTTCATTTTTGCCTTTGAAACCGCACTTTGGAAGTGACACGGAGccttcagaagaagaaaaagatcatgAAGACATACAAATTGCTCACTCACTTGCTCGTCGTCACAAGAAGAACCGGCATTTTGGAAGTGATGGTTCTGACAGAGAAGAAGCTTCATTCctaccaattaaaaaaagagaagaagatgatgataacgTTCTGGTTGAAAGCTCTCTTCATGTTACAAGAATGCCGGAGGGCCTTTACAAAGCTCTTGATGAGTTGCATGTTAACTCGGTAGAACGGCTCATTACCTTCTATGTGCCTTCTCTCCATCAAGAGGAGAGAGGGATTCTCTTCTATAAGTCTGATCCCAATAAGTCTACTGATGAAGATATTTTGATGAGCAAAGCaatggaagatgaagaaccttGGCCTTTGAGGATTCCAGATTACTATCCTCCTAagctaagaaaattaataaagcaAGTTGGAATTAGTTTGAAGCATTCGAAAGACAGGCATATTCTCTTTGATAGACTTTGGCGCCTTTTTAAGATTACTATGCAAGGTCAAGGCTTAAGCAAAAAGGGtcttgggtttcaagatgagcaAGTATATGAATGTCGCATGGTGTCAGCTGTTGAAGGATCGGATACAAGGGATGAAGATCCAGTTGAAGAAGTATCAGATAATCACCTcgtaaaagatataaaattgaagGATGCACCCCCTAAACTTGAAGATGGAGGGAAAGcgacaattgatgagttggtggacatcaacttgggaagtgaggaCGATCCTAAACACACTTTCTTAAGTGGACAACTAACTCAAGAGGAGAAAGAAGCCATTCAAACCATCCTTGCAGagtatattgattattttgcaTGGAGCTATAAGCAGATGATAGGGCTTGACACAGAAGTAGCAGTGCACAAGCTTGCCATTAACCCAAATTTTCAACTAGTGAAACAAGCACCaataaagatgaagtttgatctgTAG